A genomic region of Dreissena polymorpha isolate Duluth1 chromosome 4, UMN_Dpol_1.0, whole genome shotgun sequence contains the following coding sequences:
- the LOC127878246 gene encoding uncharacterized protein LOC127878246 produces the protein MKLYYRFFCTFCALLLCTSFTMWIYHKEVLKSRTVVTKLNNPLSVGKEFATIQKQDFCNGNFVGFEHKWALLTNVVVLPDRGYGRSGGEDISEVLNQSEDDEYYKLQKGYFTLKCLTGSINYQFNKVSHLHKWLNAMDLIESSYGSERYAELCTIVVQRYEYANLYHTMTDFYNVFLLLEMFNIKSEHVRILLLDGHPHGALDTTWGKLYNGYIRASDIKQPTLFPCMMWATVGYDSPLNQHQVTHVPKLEEFRRFFLRQHGLAINDRINCNNLTVLFLWRRDYLAHPRNPSGTVSRKIRNEEELIAAAKQHFSKHTILDVQLDLLDMTDQLIMVSQTDILIGMHGAGLSHTLFLPQHAGLIELYPTYWSQSNVHFKSMARWRSLHYLSWQNMDSTKELENKYTIVDVNSVKTLLDDMAHKLC, from the coding sequence ATGAAGCTATATTATAGATTCTTTTGCACATTCTGTGCTTTACTTCTATGCACATCATTCACAATGTGGATATACCATAAGGAAGTATTGAAGTCAAGAACTGTGGTAACGAAATTAAACAACCCATTGAGCGTTGGAAAAGAATTTGCTACAATTCAGAAACAAGATTTCTGCAATGGAAATTTTGTTGGATTTGAACATAAATGGGCGCTGTTAACAAATGTTGTGGTACTTCCTGACAGAGGTTATGGCCGCTCTGGTGGAGAAGATATTTCTGAGGTATTAAATCAAAGCGAGGATGACGAGTATTATAAGCTTCAAAAGGGATATTTTACATTAAAGTGCCTTACTGGATCAATAAATTATCAATTCAATAAAGTAAGTCATTTACATAAATGGTTGAACGCGATGGATTTAATAGAATCTTCGTATGGGAGTGAAAGATATGCGGAGCTCTGCACGATTGTTGTTCAAAGATATGAATATGCAAACTTGTATCACACTATGACTGACTTTTATAATGTCTTCCTTTTGcttgaaatgtttaatattaaatcagAACATGTAAGAATTCTGCTATTGGATGGTCACCCTCATGGTGCCTTGGATACAACATGGGGCAAACTATATAACGGATATATTCGAGCCAGTGATATTAAACAACCTACACTATTTCCGTGTATGATGTGGGCTACGGTTGGATACGATAGTCCATTAAATCAACATCAAGTGACCCACGTTCCTAAATTAGAGGAATTCAGAAGGTTTTTCCTTCGACAACACGGACTAGCAATAAACGACAGGATCAATTGTAATAATTTGACTGTTTTATTTCTGTGGCGTCGAGATTATTTGGCACATCCAAGAAATCCTTCAGGAACAGTATCAAGAAAAATAAGGAATGAAGAAGAACTAATTGCAGCCGCGAAACAACATTTCAGTAAACACACAATACTGGATGTTCAACTAGATCTTCTTGATATGACAGATCAATTGATAATGGTGTCACAAACAGATATTCTGATTGGAATGCACGGCGCAGGTCTGTCCCACACCCTATTTCTACCCCAACACGCCGGGCTAATAGAGCTATATCCTACCTACTGGTCACAGTCCAATGTACATTTCAAGTCTATGGCTAGATGGCGTAGCTTACACTATCTTAGTTGGCAAAATATGGACTCGACGAAAgaacttgaaaataaatataccattgtTGACGTGAACAGTGTGAAAACTCTTTTAGATGATATGGCGCATAAACTATGTTGA